From the genome of Impatiens glandulifera chromosome 9, dImpGla2.1, whole genome shotgun sequence, one region includes:
- the LOC124915865 gene encoding agamous-like MADS-box protein AGL62 → MAKMKNNSNLNVTFCKRKSGLFKKFSELITLCGAEVLLLVFSPTNRVFSYGHPSVDEIVGRLFGSSSPTGLSCDTQQMIESYRSSNIRELNANVMQVEELMKVEEQHAKQIDHDKKVG, encoded by the coding sequence ATGGCCAAAATGAAGAACAATAGTAATCTTAATGTGACATTCTGCAAAAGAAAAAGTGGGCTTTTCAAGAAATTCAGCGAGCTTATCACACTATGTGGGGCTGAAGTTTTACTTTTAGTATTTTCACCAACAAACAGAGTGTTCTCCTACGGTCATCCCAGTGTAGATGAAATAGTTGGGCGATTATTTGGTTCATCCTCTCCGACGGGGCTTTCCTGTGACACTCAACAAATGATTGAATCTTATCGGTCATCAAACATTAGGGAACTAAATGCTAATGTGATGCAGGTTGAGGAATTGATGAAGGTTGAGGAGCAGCATGCGAAGCAGATAGATCACGACAAGAAAGTTGGTTGA